GCACATCACGCGGAATCAAACCGTCGTCGAAGAATCCATCGGCCCGCAAGTCTCGTAGGAGTGCGTCTACCAGCTCGCGCGCTTTCGCAGGCCGCCGAGTTGCAGCTCCCAGCACAGTGGATACTCGGACTTCCTTGCTGGGGGTGCGTGTCTCGGAATCGTAAGGGTCCGAATCGATATACCCACTGCGGCGGAATGCTGCGCTGAGCTTCGTGTGGGTAGGGCCGGTACCGCCGCTGTAGAATCGTGCGACGGTGGCAGCAATGTCGTCACTAATGGGTGGTCGTGTCACAACCTGAAATCCTAAGCTCAACTGCTGACAAGGTCGCGTGCCAATCGCGCCAGGATGCTTTACGCAGAGTCAGGAGCCCAACCCGACATATGTTCCGTTTCGTTGTGACGACACCAGATGTCGGGCGTTCTCGGTGGACATCCACTCCTCAACCCTAGTCCTGCCCTGTCGCAGGAGATGTCAGGTTGGGGTACACCCCAACACCAGGTGCCAGCAGCCTGCCGCGGTCAGAGCGTCAGTCTGCGGATCAGTGGTCTGATCCTCTGTTGATACTCGCGCGTATCCCAGCATCGTCACGCCTGCAGCGTCTCATAACCCACTGACACGCCGATGTTTTGCGCTCAGTGTTTCGAGCATGAGTTTTGATGCATTCGGTTCCTGGCGAAACCGTGTCCCGGACGGTAAGCGTTGAAGTGGCTCATAAACGGGGATTTTTGCTGCCGTTCGATGCGCGCGTTGTTCTGCGGGAAGAGGTCTAGGTCGGCGACATCGTCTTCTTCACTGATCTGGAAGGTGTCGGTGAGGACGATGCCCTCGAAGGGCTGGTAGTCGCTGCCATGGACGCCGTGGAAGGTGGCTTCGATGTTGACGGCGGTGATGTAGTAGGCCAGCAGCATGATCTCGTTGGCGTGCAACTCGCTGGCGTATTTCCCGAGTGGCCCGATCCCCAGCATGTGCAGCCCCGCCACCTGCAGAAACTCGGTCATCGCCGATAAGCACCTGCCTGTCTGGCGGCACGGGAAGCCGACCTAGCCGACAAACTGAAGGACAAAGCGCATGGCGGCCGTCCACCGAGAACGGCTGCAGAAACAACTCGACGACG
The sequence above is drawn from the Hoyosella subflava DQS3-9A1 genome and encodes:
- a CDS encoding recombinase family protein, with product MLGYARVSTEDQTTDPQTDALTAAGCWHLVLGCTPT